Proteins encoded by one window of Monoglobus pectinilyticus:
- a CDS encoding 4Fe-4S dicluster domain-containing protein: protein MKRIFINEEWCLGCHLCEYQCAYANSGIDDMVKALKGKEIHPRIVVEGDNNRSFPINCRHCLEPLCVKSCISGALSKNNDGAVMLDAEKCVGCFTCVSACPVGAIMPVPNQGKVQKCQLCIDNQFGEPACVKGCPNRALVYEDRG from the coding sequence ATGAAGAGAATATTTATTAACGAAGAATGGTGTCTGGGCTGTCACCTTTGTGAATACCAATGTGCATATGCAAATTCCGGTATAGATGATATGGTTAAGGCTTTAAAAGGAAAAGAAATTCACCCAAGAATAGTTGTTGAGGGTGATAATAACCGAAGTTTTCCGATAAATTGCCGCCATTGTCTGGAGCCGCTTTGTGTCAAAAGCTGTATTTCGGGCGCCTTGTCTAAGAATAACGATGGTGCAGTTATGCTTGACGCTGAAAAATGCGTAGGGTGTTTTACGTGTGTCTCGGCCTGTCCGGTCGGAGCTATTATGCCTGTGCCGAATCAAGGCAAGGTTCAGAAATGCCAGCTTTGTATTGATAATCAGTTTGGTGAACCGGCTTGCGTCAAAGGATGTCCCAATAGGGCTCTAGTGTATGAAGACAGAGGTTAG
- a CDS encoding NAD(P)/FAD-dependent oxidoreductase has product MKYDYFIIGNSAAAVGCIEGIRRESKNGKICVVSDENYRAYGRPLISYFLWGKTSEENMLKYRPKDFYEKNGADLILGTRAVKINPDSKTVSLSNGDTYEYGKLLVAAGSRPFVPQMAGFETVEKKFNFMTLDDAKALRKAVDKDSKVLIVGAGLIGLKCAEGISDSVKSITVVDLANRILPSILDEEGSKIVQEYIEGHGIKFYLSDSVDEFRSGIASLKSGTRIEYDVVVIAVGVRPNSELVAEAGGNVNRGIVTNLKCETSLKDVYAAGDCSESLNSATGKLQVMALLPNAYIQGEAAGINMAGGMKLYDDAIPMNSIGFWDIHVTTAGSYEGREIVRRDDDNYKKLIVSDDKKLLKGFILIGDIKRAGIYTRLIREKVPLDTIDFDEMIEKPQEMAFPSSVRKMYMGGVM; this is encoded by the coding sequence TTGAAATATGATTATTTTATAATTGGTAACTCCGCCGCTGCTGTCGGCTGTATTGAGGGAATCCGCAGGGAAAGCAAGAATGGCAAAATATGTGTTGTGAGTGATGAGAATTACCGTGCATACGGACGTCCTCTTATTTCTTATTTTTTGTGGGGAAAGACTTCCGAGGAAAATATGCTTAAATACAGACCAAAGGATTTTTATGAAAAGAACGGAGCAGATTTGATTCTGGGGACAAGAGCTGTAAAGATAAACCCTGATTCTAAGACAGTTAGTCTCAGCAACGGAGACACTTATGAATATGGAAAGTTGTTGGTTGCTGCAGGTTCTCGTCCGTTTGTTCCGCAAATGGCAGGTTTTGAGACAGTGGAAAAGAAGTTTAATTTTATGACGCTGGATGACGCTAAAGCTCTCCGCAAAGCTGTGGATAAGGACAGTAAAGTATTGATAGTGGGAGCCGGCCTCATCGGTTTAAAGTGTGCCGAGGGAATAAGTGACAGTGTAAAAAGTATTACAGTAGTAGATTTAGCAAACAGAATTTTGCCAAGTATATTGGATGAAGAAGGCTCGAAAATAGTCCAGGAATATATAGAGGGGCATGGGATAAAGTTTTATCTCAGCGACAGTGTTGATGAATTCCGCAGTGGAATCGCTTCTCTAAAAAGCGGAACAAGGATAGAATACGACGTAGTGGTAATCGCGGTTGGAGTTCGTCCGAATTCTGAGCTTGTTGCTGAAGCCGGGGGGAATGTCAACCGTGGTATAGTGACTAATCTCAAATGTGAGACATCACTGAAGGACGTATATGCGGCGGGTGATTGTTCTGAAAGCCTGAACAGCGCAACAGGTAAACTGCAGGTTATGGCGCTGCTGCCAAACGCCTATATACAGGGGGAAGCGGCAGGTATAAATATGGCTGGAGGCATGAAACTTTATGATGACGCCATACCTATGAATTCCATTGGCTTTTGGGATATTCATGTAACGACTGCCGGCAGTTACGAAGGAAGAGAAATCGTCAGACGCGATGATGATAATTATAAAAAACTGATAGTTTCGGATGATAAGAAATTACTAAAAGGATTTATACTGATTGGTGATATAAAAAGAGCAGGAATTTATACAAGGCTTATTCGGGAAAAGGTTCCGCTGGATACAATCGATTTTGATGAAATGATTGAAAAACCGCAGGAAATGGCGTTCCCCAGTTCTGTCAGAAAGATGTATATGGGAGGTGTTATGTGA
- a CDS encoding GltB/FmdC/FwdC-like GXGXG domain-containing protein, translating into MKIDAGLTYYDEINKKIRAAKDCEIEVDNCLGQRYIGCGLSGKNVVVNGTPGNALGAYLNGGNVKVFGNAQDATGDTMNDGKIFIHGSSGDATGYAMRGGKIFVRGNAGYRAGIHMKAYKDKTPVLVIGGKAGSFLGEYQAGGYIIVLGLGHDKGGVVERFCATGMHGGKIFLRCDDLPYDLPEQVIAKKASKQDLDEIEEYLDEYINEFGGDKTKIMKKNFYVLIPDTKNPYKQIYTAC; encoded by the coding sequence ATGAAAATAGATGCAGGTTTGACATATTATGATGAAATAAATAAGAAAATACGGGCTGCCAAAGACTGTGAAATTGAAGTTGATAATTGTTTGGGTCAGCGTTATATTGGCTGTGGATTATCAGGGAAAAATGTGGTTGTGAACGGAACGCCGGGCAATGCACTTGGAGCATATCTAAACGGAGGTAATGTCAAGGTTTTTGGAAATGCGCAGGACGCCACAGGGGATACCATGAATGACGGAAAAATATTTATTCATGGTTCATCCGGCGATGCAACAGGTTACGCAATGAGGGGCGGAAAAATCTTTGTGCGGGGAAATGCAGGATATCGTGCAGGAATCCATATGAAAGCGTATAAAGATAAAACTCCGGTTTTAGTAATCGGAGGAAAGGCAGGCAGCTTTTTGGGAGAATATCAGGCCGGAGGATATATAATTGTTTTAGGCTTAGGGCATGACAAAGGCGGTGTTGTAGAAAGATTTTGTGCGACAGGCATGCACGGAGGAAAAATATTCTTAAGATGTGATGATCTGCCTTATGATTTGCCTGAGCAGGTAATAGCAAAAAAAGCGTCTAAACAGGACCTTGACGAGATAGAGGAATACCTGGATGAATATATTAATGAGTTTGGCGGAGATAAGACAAAAATAATGAAGAAAAATTTTTATGTATTGATTCCTGACACAAAAAATCCATATAAACAGATTTATACTGCTTGCTGA
- a CDS encoding potassium/proton antiporter, whose translation MPVYILIASVVIIACIILNKVTNKLGIPMLLAFILLGIFFGSDGVVKIEFGNYDFAEQICSAALIFIMFYGGFGTKWSEARPVAVKAVLLSSLGVVLTAAITGLFCHYFLKIEWLESFLIGSVISSTDAASVFSILRSKRLNLKYNTASLLEVESGSNDPCSYMLTIIVLALMEGSASGGGIAYLVFAQFVYSTVFGFALAFGSVWIMKKYKFSSAGFDAAFVLAVALLAYAVPSLLGGNGYLCTYIVGIYMGNQEIKNKKSLVNFFDGVTGLMQMLLFFLLGLLSFPSQMPSVILPAVAIALFLTFIARPAAVFAILTPFKSNLKQRLLVSWSGLRGAASIVFAVMATVSPASTSNDIFHIVFLIVLFSILIQGSLIPLVSKKLGMIDNKINVLKTFSDYSDEVPVQYIKFKIPENHFWAKKKVTDIILPPETLLVLLQRGSDKMIPDGETVLLPEDTLVLIAKAPGEIEGVRLTERQIEPDDELAGRRISEIPKRDGMQITMIHRNGKVIIPKGYTKLKSGDLMVINRVE comes from the coding sequence ATGCCGGTATATATTTTAATAGCTTCGGTGGTTATTATTGCTTGTATAATTTTGAATAAAGTCACGAATAAGCTGGGTATACCTATGCTTCTGGCTTTTATTTTACTTGGTATATTTTTTGGTTCTGACGGTGTTGTAAAGATAGAGTTCGGCAATTATGATTTTGCCGAACAAATCTGTTCTGCAGCGTTGATATTTATAATGTTCTACGGCGGTTTCGGAACCAAATGGAGCGAGGCTAGACCTGTAGCTGTAAAAGCTGTTTTATTGTCTTCGCTCGGTGTTGTTCTGACTGCTGCTATAACAGGTCTGTTTTGTCATTACTTTCTAAAAATTGAATGGCTTGAAAGTTTTTTAATCGGCTCAGTTATCAGTTCAACTGACGCCGCTTCTGTGTTTTCAATACTTCGTTCCAAAAGACTTAATCTTAAATATAATACTGCTTCTCTGCTTGAAGTAGAAAGCGGAAGCAACGACCCTTGTTCGTATATGCTCACAATAATTGTCTTAGCGTTAATGGAAGGTTCGGCAAGCGGCGGCGGAATAGCATACTTGGTGTTTGCCCAGTTTGTTTATAGTACGGTGTTTGGTTTTGCTTTAGCGTTTGGTTCAGTTTGGATAATGAAAAAGTATAAATTTTCATCCGCAGGTTTTGACGCGGCTTTTGTGCTGGCTGTCGCTCTTCTTGCATATGCGGTGCCTTCCCTGCTCGGCGGAAACGGATATTTGTGTACATATATAGTTGGTATTTACATGGGAAATCAAGAGATAAAAAATAAAAAGTCGCTTGTAAACTTTTTTGACGGGGTAACAGGTCTTATGCAGATGCTGTTGTTCTTCCTGCTGGGACTATTATCTTTTCCGTCACAGATGCCAAGCGTAATACTTCCGGCTGTTGCAATTGCGCTTTTCCTTACGTTTATTGCACGTCCTGCGGCGGTATTTGCAATATTAACTCCGTTTAAAAGCAATCTCAAACAGCGTTTGCTTGTATCGTGGTCCGGGCTCAGGGGAGCCGCGTCGATTGTATTTGCCGTCATGGCGACGGTGAGTCCGGCTTCTACGAGCAACGATATATTTCATATTGTTTTTTTGATAGTGCTGTTTTCAATTTTAATTCAGGGGTCTCTAATACCATTGGTTTCAAAGAAACTTGGTATGATTGATAACAAAATAAATGTGTTAAAAACATTTTCGGATTACAGTGACGAGGTTCCGGTTCAGTATATTAAATTTAAAATACCTGAAAACCATTTTTGGGCGAAAAAGAAGGTTACAGATATTATTCTTCCGCCTGAGACTTTGCTTGTCTTGCTTCAGCGTGGAAGCGATAAAATGATTCCTGACGGGGAGACTGTGCTGCTGCCGGAAGATACACTGGTTTTAATTGCAAAAGCGCCGGGGGAAATAGAAGGGGTTAGGCTCACAGAACGTCAGATAGAACCTGATGATGAACTTGCCGGCAGACGTATTTCAGAAATACCAAAAAGAGACGGCATGCAGATAACAATGATTCATAGAAACGGTAAAGTTATTATCCCTAAAGGATATACTAAATTAAAATCCGGTGACCTTATGGTAATAAACCGTGTTGAATAG
- a CDS encoding YjdF family protein, translating to MENNIKSILTVTFEDPFWIAVYERTYFDSYEVCKITFGSEPKDYEVYDYMMNNWNNLCFTKPIKSDDTKTHHINPKRLQREINKRIRFSSIGTKAQQALKLQHKLVKDERKVRKKETKKLEQETRYNLRKQKKKEKHKGR from the coding sequence ATGGAGAATAATATAAAAAGCATCTTAACCGTAACCTTTGAAGACCCTTTCTGGATAGCAGTATATGAACGAACATATTTTGACAGCTATGAGGTTTGTAAAATCACTTTTGGTTCAGAGCCTAAGGATTACGAAGTATATGATTATATGATGAACAATTGGAACAATCTGTGTTTTACTAAACCTATAAAAAGTGATGATACAAAAACACATCATATTAACCCCAAAAGACTTCAGCGCGAAATCAATAAAAGAATCCGGTTCAGCAGTATTGGAACAAAGGCTCAGCAAGCCTTAAAACTTCAGCATAAACTTGTTAAAGATGAAAGAAAAGTCAGAAAAAAGGAAACCAAAAAACTTGAGCAGGAAACCCGTTATAATTTAAGGAAGCAAAAAAAGAAAGAAAAACATAAAGGCAGATAA
- a CDS encoding PadR family transcriptional regulator, giving the protein MSLIDLIILGIVSEKPQSAYDIQKDVEYHHLDRWTKISTPSIYKKVITLKEKNYLTTDVVKNGKFAEKSIYSITNKGIEYFQELMEKYSEQEITIPINFNVVISNLNKMSKPKALELINKIRDNIIKAQGNNKKYTELYSDIPLTGRTIFKQQAALYSSLLDWMSEFETEFLKDLKNGE; this is encoded by the coding sequence ATGTCGCTGATTGATTTAATAATTTTAGGTATCGTATCAGAAAAACCCCAAAGCGCTTATGATATCCAAAAGGATGTTGAATATCACCATTTAGACAGGTGGACAAAAATAAGCACTCCATCAATATACAAAAAGGTTATTACTCTTAAAGAAAAAAATTATTTAACGACTGATGTTGTCAAAAACGGTAAATTCGCTGAAAAGTCCATATATTCTATTACCAATAAGGGCATTGAATATTTTCAGGAGCTGATGGAAAAATATTCTGAACAAGAAATAACAATTCCAATAAACTTTAATGTTGTTATTTCAAATTTAAATAAAATGTCAAAACCTAAAGCTCTGGAACTTATCAATAAAATTAGAGATAATATTATAAAAGCTCAGGGAAATAACAAAAAATATACAGAATTGTATTCGGATATTCCGCTGACAGGCAGAACTATATTTAAGCAGCAGGCAGCGCTGTATAGTTCACTATTGGACTGGATGAGCGAATTTGAAACTGAATTTCTAAAAGATTTAAAAAATGGAGAATAA
- a CDS encoding DUF3794 and LysM peptidoglycan-binding domain-containing protein — protein sequence MSEVNLKTERFDICRTVAMKFGRTVVDDTLIVPDIKPDIKKILDVSARSYITDITPGQDKIHIEGTAKATVLYLPDGDVIGNTKALVMSREFSYTIDAKGTTADDQVTAESEIGSVDSTLINSRKVNIRLGINIGAKICRCEPLELPTGTDEIVIECEPKPPAMDLIPFTPRQSDNESAPTNTCSKIELKKVPIRLADKQFISDGSMILREQHEISSKLPQIGEILNATATVEPEEMVTSSGNTRLKGIVKVNVLYEDAADTSSDSNKKSLLRNAEFTIPYNEQFDTPNSMDDMECDAEYTVREIYTEIRDNLDGEPRMIGAEVVVGVSISGYMISEPQAVTDAYSTDGSTLTLEFSETAPEQLIDTKTAQISHKFTAKRKATDAEILGVCGVTIEKTSVDDLKIKDNTVYIKGTINAKVLCSSNDENQPLYAIDCKTEFEHSFDCDQELGNKVACDAKIFINHLGYTISGSDSVDLRMIIGISIKLVKNDRIKTVTAIDREESEDTEQRGMQCYIIYFVQSGDTLWNIAKRYHTTVDELVKNNNIADRDKINVGQKIKIMSLT from the coding sequence ATGTCAGAGGTGAATTTAAAGACAGAGAGGTTTGATATTTGCAGAACTGTCGCAATGAAGTTTGGAAGAACAGTCGTAGACGACACATTAATAGTTCCCGATATAAAACCGGATATAAAAAAGATTTTAGATGTTTCAGCAAGAAGCTACATAACAGATATCACACCGGGGCAGGACAAGATTCATATTGAAGGAACCGCAAAGGCAACCGTTCTTTATTTGCCGGACGGCGACGTTATCGGCAATACAAAGGCTCTGGTTATGAGCCGCGAATTCAGTTATACAATTGATGCAAAAGGAACAACTGCGGATGACCAGGTTACTGCGGAATCAGAAATTGGATCTGTTGACAGCACTCTTATAAACTCCAGGAAAGTAAATATCAGACTGGGCATAAATATAGGAGCTAAAATATGCAGGTGTGAACCCCTTGAACTGCCGACAGGCACAGATGAAATAGTTATTGAATGTGAACCCAAGCCTCCCGCAATGGATCTTATTCCATTCACGCCTCGGCAATCCGATAATGAGAGTGCGCCGACAAATACCTGTTCAAAAATTGAACTTAAGAAAGTTCCTATAAGACTGGCCGATAAACAATTTATTTCAGATGGAAGCATGATACTTAGAGAACAGCACGAAATTTCTTCAAAGCTCCCGCAAATCGGTGAAATTCTTAACGCCACAGCAACCGTTGAGCCTGAAGAAATGGTTACAAGCAGCGGCAATACACGTCTTAAAGGAATAGTAAAAGTTAATGTTCTATATGAAGACGCTGCGGATACTTCCTCAGACAGCAATAAAAAATCTTTGCTCAGGAATGCTGAATTTACCATTCCATACAATGAGCAGTTTGATACTCCTAACTCTATGGATGACATGGAATGTGACGCGGAATATACAGTTAGAGAAATATACACTGAAATAAGAGACAATTTAGACGGAGAACCTCGGATGATTGGCGCTGAAGTAGTAGTCGGAGTTAGTATTTCCGGATATATGATATCAGAGCCGCAGGCGGTTACAGACGCATACTCTACGGATGGCAGCACTCTTACTCTAGAGTTCAGCGAAACAGCTCCCGAACAGCTTATTGATACCAAAACTGCTCAAATATCTCACAAATTTACCGCTAAAAGAAAAGCAACCGACGCTGAAATACTTGGAGTCTGCGGCGTAACTATTGAAAAGACTTCTGTAGATGATTTAAAAATTAAAGACAATACTGTATATATTAAAGGAACCATTAACGCCAAAGTATTATGTTCTTCAAATGATGAAAATCAACCATTGTACGCCATAGACTGTAAGACTGAATTTGAGCATAGTTTTGACTGCGACCAAGAACTTGGAAACAAAGTTGCATGTGACGCCAAAATATTTATAAACCATTTGGGTTATACAATATCCGGCTCTGATTCTGTTGACCTCCGAATGATAATCGGCATATCTATCAAACTTGTAAAAAACGACAGAATTAAAACCGTTACAGCAATAGACAGGGAAGAATCTGAGGATACTGAACAGAGAGGTATGCAATGTTATATAATTTATTTTGTCCAAAGCGGCGACACACTTTGGAATATAGCAAAAAGGTATCATACGACGGTGGATGAACTTGTAAAAAACAATAATATAGCTGACAGAGATAAAATTAATGTCGGTCAAAAAATTAAGATTATGTCACTGACATAG